From a single Balearica regulorum gibbericeps isolate bBalReg1 chromosome 11, bBalReg1.pri, whole genome shotgun sequence genomic region:
- the TSPAN6 gene encoding tetraspanin-6 isoform X1: MASPSRRLQTKPVITCLKSVLLTYTFVFWVSGIVLLAVGVWGRVSLAVYFSLLDEKATNVPFVLVGAGTVVVLLGTFGCFATCRGSTWMLKLYAMLLSLIFLIVLVAAIVGFVFRHEIKTNFESNLNLALRDYNVTADRHSEAVDTIQRTLHCCGVQNYSDWERTEYFTQRGIPRSCCKSQDDCSEEDLKDPSKAKLKVFVDGCFFLVTSTMESKMSVVAGISFGIACFQLVGIILACCLSQYITNNQYEMV; the protein is encoded by the exons ATGGCGTCCCCGTCGCGGCGGCTGCAGACGAAGCCGGTGATCACCTGCCTCAAGAGCGTCCTGCTCACCTACACCTTCGTCTTCTGG gtGTCGGGCATCGTGCTGCTGGCCGTGGGCGTCTGGGGCAGGGTGAGCCTGGCCGTCTACTTCTCCCTGCTGGACGAGAAGGCCACCAACGTCCCCTTCGTCCTGGTGGGCGCCGGCACCGTCGTCGTCCTCCTGGGCACCTTCGGCTGCTTCGCCACCTGCCGCGGCAGCACCTGGATGCTCAAGCTG TATGCCATGCTCCTGtccctcatcttcctcatcGTCCTGGTGGCCGCCATCGTGGGGTTCGTCTTCAGGCACGAG ATTAAGACAAACTTTGAGAGCAACCTCAACCTGGCCTTGAGGGACTACAACGTGACCGCGGATCGGCACAGCGAGGCGGTCGACACCATCCAAAGAACC ctgcacTGCTGTGGGGTGCAGAACTACTCTGACTGGGAGAGGACCGAGTACTTTACCCAGAGGGGCATCCCCCGGAGCTGCTGCAAGAGCCAGGATGACTGCTCAGAGGAGGATCTGAAAGACCCAAGCAAAGCCAAGCTGAAAGTGTTTGTGGAT ggctgtttttTCCTGGTAACGTCAACAATGGAGTCAAAAATGAGCGTTGTGGCTGGAATCTCCTTTGGCATTGCCTGCTTCCAG ttggttGGCATCATTCTCGCCTGCTGCCTGTCCCAGTACATCACAAACAATCAGTACGAGATGGTGTAG
- the TSPAN6 gene encoding tetraspanin-6 isoform X2: MLKLYAMLLSLIFLIVLVAAIVGFVFRHEIKTNFESNLNLALRDYNVTADRHSEAVDTIQRTLHCCGVQNYSDWERTEYFTQRGIPRSCCKSQDDCSEEDLKDPSKAKLKVFVDGCFFLVTSTMESKMSVVAGISFGIACFQLVGIILACCLSQYITNNQYEMV, encoded by the exons ATGCTCAAGCTG TATGCCATGCTCCTGtccctcatcttcctcatcGTCCTGGTGGCCGCCATCGTGGGGTTCGTCTTCAGGCACGAG ATTAAGACAAACTTTGAGAGCAACCTCAACCTGGCCTTGAGGGACTACAACGTGACCGCGGATCGGCACAGCGAGGCGGTCGACACCATCCAAAGAACC ctgcacTGCTGTGGGGTGCAGAACTACTCTGACTGGGAGAGGACCGAGTACTTTACCCAGAGGGGCATCCCCCGGAGCTGCTGCAAGAGCCAGGATGACTGCTCAGAGGAGGATCTGAAAGACCCAAGCAAAGCCAAGCTGAAAGTGTTTGTGGAT ggctgtttttTCCTGGTAACGTCAACAATGGAGTCAAAAATGAGCGTTGTGGCTGGAATCTCCTTTGGCATTGCCTGCTTCCAG ttggttGGCATCATTCTCGCCTGCTGCCTGTCCCAGTACATCACAAACAATCAGTACGAGATGGTGTAG
- the SRPX2 gene encoding sushi repeat-containing protein SRPX2 isoform X1 produces MAQEVAPVLLVVLARLASSTWHEGSGYYAAESHTNEVYVEEAPPEPALDYRRVPQWCATLNIHRGEATCYSPRGGSYRSSLGTRCELSCARGYRLVGPSAVQCLPSRHWSGMAYCRQIRCHVLPAVLRGSYVCSAGVQMDSRCDYTCLPGYQLEGDRSRICMEDGRWSGSEPICVDMEPPKIRCPDSRERIAEPGKLTATVYWDPPRVKDSADGIIKRVMLRGPEPGSEFPEGEHVIRYTAQDQAYNRASCKFSIRVQVRRCPVLKPPQNGYISCTSDGNNYGATCEYLCDGGYERQGTSLRVCQSTQQWTGSQPLCAAMQINTAVNSAASLLDQFHEKRRLLVISAPDPGNRYYKMQISMLQQAACGLDLRHVTTVELVGQPPHEVGRIREHQLSLGIIEELRQFLHLTRSHFNAVLLDKAGTDRERYISPVSPDELFDFIDTYLLSEQEAARRAQSGDPCE; encoded by the exons ATGGCGCAGGAGGTGGCCCCTGTCCTGCTGGTTGTCCTCGCCAGGCTGGCGTCATCCACGTGGCACGAAG ggtCTGGCTACTACGCAGCCGAGAGCCACACTAATGAAGTGTACGTGGAAGAAGCCCCCCCCGAGCCTGCCCTAGACTACCGACGAG TGCCCCAGTGGTGTGCCACGCTCAACATCCACCGCGGAGAGGCCACCTGCTACTCGCCCCGGGGGGGCTCCTACcgcagcagcctggggacacGCTGCGAGCTGAGCTGCGCCCGCGGGTACCGGCTGGTGGGGCCCAGCGCCGTCCAGTGCCTGCCCAGCCGCCACTGGTCTGGGATGGCATACTGCCGAC AAATCCGGTGCCACGTGCTGCCAGCAGTGCTGCGGGGCTCCTACGTGTGCTCAGCTGGTGTGCAGATGGATTCCCGCTGCGACTATACCTGCCTGCCCGGCTACCAGCTGGAGGGGGACCGGAGCCGCATCTGCATGGAGGACGGGCGCTGGAGTGGGAGCGAGCCAATCTGTGTAG ATATGGAGCCTCCCAAGATCCGCTGCCCGGACTCCCGGGAGCGGATAGCGGAGCCAGGCAAGCTGACTGCTACCGTCTACTGGGACCCCCCCCGCGTAAAGGACTCTGCTGACGGCATCATCAAGAG GGTGATGCTGCGGGGGCCAGAGCCCGGCTCCGAATTCCCCGAAGGAGAGCACGTAATCCGCTACACCGCCCAGGACCAGGCGTACAACCGAGCCAGCTGCAAGTTCAGCATTCGTGTCCAAG TGAGGCGCTGCCCTGTCCTGAAGCCTCCGCAGAACGGCTACATCTCCTGCACCTCCGACGGCAACAACTACGGTGCCACCTGCGAGTACCTGTGCGATGGGGGCTATGAGCGCCAGGGCACGTCCCTGCGGGTCTGCCAGTCCACCCAGCAGTGGACGGGCTCCCAGCCCCTTTGTGCAG CCATGCAGATCAACACGGCTGTGAACTCGGCTGCCAGCCTGCTGGATCAGTTCCACGAGAAACGCCGCCTCCTCGTCATCTCAGCCCCCGACCCCGGTAACCGCTACTACAAGATGCAGATCTCCATGCTGCAG CAAGCTGCCTGTGGACTGGACCTCCGTCACGTCACCACCGTGGAGCTGGTGGGGCAGCCCCCTCATGAGGTAGGACGCATCCGGGAGCACCAGCTGTCCCTTGGCATCATTGAGGAGCTCAG GCAGTTCTTGCACCTCACCCGCTCCCACTTCAATGCGGTACTGCTGGACAAGGCGGGCACCGACCGCGAGCGCTACATCTCCCCCGTCAGCCCCGACGAGCTCTTTGACTTCATCGACACCTACCTGCTGAGCGAGCAGGAGGCGGCACGGCGGGCGCAGAGTGGGGACCCCTGCGAGTGA
- the SRPX2 gene encoding sushi repeat-containing protein SRPX2 isoform X2, translated as MGPLAGSCGILSAAPSSLSFSPGSGYYAAESHTNEVYVEEAPPEPALDYRRVPQWCATLNIHRGEATCYSPRGGSYRSSLGTRCELSCARGYRLVGPSAVQCLPSRHWSGMAYCRQIRCHVLPAVLRGSYVCSAGVQMDSRCDYTCLPGYQLEGDRSRICMEDGRWSGSEPICVDMEPPKIRCPDSRERIAEPGKLTATVYWDPPRVKDSADGIIKRVMLRGPEPGSEFPEGEHVIRYTAQDQAYNRASCKFSIRVQVRRCPVLKPPQNGYISCTSDGNNYGATCEYLCDGGYERQGTSLRVCQSTQQWTGSQPLCAAMQINTAVNSAASLLDQFHEKRRLLVISAPDPGNRYYKMQISMLQQAACGLDLRHVTTVELVGQPPHEVGRIREHQLSLGIIEELRQFLHLTRSHFNAVLLDKAGTDRERYISPVSPDELFDFIDTYLLSEQEAARRAQSGDPCE; from the exons ATGGGACCACTTGCTGGGAGCTGCGGGAT ACTGTCAGCAGCCCCCTcgtctctctccttctccccagggtCTGGCTACTACGCAGCCGAGAGCCACACTAATGAAGTGTACGTGGAAGAAGCCCCCCCCGAGCCTGCCCTAGACTACCGACGAG TGCCCCAGTGGTGTGCCACGCTCAACATCCACCGCGGAGAGGCCACCTGCTACTCGCCCCGGGGGGGCTCCTACcgcagcagcctggggacacGCTGCGAGCTGAGCTGCGCCCGCGGGTACCGGCTGGTGGGGCCCAGCGCCGTCCAGTGCCTGCCCAGCCGCCACTGGTCTGGGATGGCATACTGCCGAC AAATCCGGTGCCACGTGCTGCCAGCAGTGCTGCGGGGCTCCTACGTGTGCTCAGCTGGTGTGCAGATGGATTCCCGCTGCGACTATACCTGCCTGCCCGGCTACCAGCTGGAGGGGGACCGGAGCCGCATCTGCATGGAGGACGGGCGCTGGAGTGGGAGCGAGCCAATCTGTGTAG ATATGGAGCCTCCCAAGATCCGCTGCCCGGACTCCCGGGAGCGGATAGCGGAGCCAGGCAAGCTGACTGCTACCGTCTACTGGGACCCCCCCCGCGTAAAGGACTCTGCTGACGGCATCATCAAGAG GGTGATGCTGCGGGGGCCAGAGCCCGGCTCCGAATTCCCCGAAGGAGAGCACGTAATCCGCTACACCGCCCAGGACCAGGCGTACAACCGAGCCAGCTGCAAGTTCAGCATTCGTGTCCAAG TGAGGCGCTGCCCTGTCCTGAAGCCTCCGCAGAACGGCTACATCTCCTGCACCTCCGACGGCAACAACTACGGTGCCACCTGCGAGTACCTGTGCGATGGGGGCTATGAGCGCCAGGGCACGTCCCTGCGGGTCTGCCAGTCCACCCAGCAGTGGACGGGCTCCCAGCCCCTTTGTGCAG CCATGCAGATCAACACGGCTGTGAACTCGGCTGCCAGCCTGCTGGATCAGTTCCACGAGAAACGCCGCCTCCTCGTCATCTCAGCCCCCGACCCCGGTAACCGCTACTACAAGATGCAGATCTCCATGCTGCAG CAAGCTGCCTGTGGACTGGACCTCCGTCACGTCACCACCGTGGAGCTGGTGGGGCAGCCCCCTCATGAGGTAGGACGCATCCGGGAGCACCAGCTGTCCCTTGGCATCATTGAGGAGCTCAG GCAGTTCTTGCACCTCACCCGCTCCCACTTCAATGCGGTACTGCTGGACAAGGCGGGCACCGACCGCGAGCGCTACATCTCCCCCGTCAGCCCCGACGAGCTCTTTGACTTCATCGACACCTACCTGCTGAGCGAGCAGGAGGCGGCACGGCGGGCGCAGAGTGGGGACCCCTGCGAGTGA
- the SYTL4 gene encoding synaptotagmin-like protein 4: protein MSEAVDLSFLSDVERDLILQVLQRDEELRKAEERRIRRLKNELLEIRRKGAKRGSQRYSERTCARCQQSLGRVSPKANTCRGCNHLVCRDCRSYSPNSSWRCKVCTKEAELKKTTGDWFYDQRVNRFANRLGSDMVRLSLRHRSAASKRETVGQTLLQKAQLGEPKSTSAAQQQSPPAPREGPSLFPDTSDPRDGKSDTESMENMSLDGYRPSPGGVGSRSNTLERAAPLRDRKQVAAPAGSPASSLTLPLRSRNLLPDGDGRDAAMGSRSSALVDEHETIFKKNPRQVVRPADYTKSVIDLRPEDFVEEGSSLGDRSKSVPGLNMELEEEEEDIDNLVEIHRQRVARGSMRSGTSSSTLGSMVSIYSEAGDFGNVAVTGGISFSLSYEQKTQTLFIHVKECRQLAYGDEGKKRSNPYVKTYLLPDKSRQGKRKTTIKRNTINPLYNELLKYEINKSLLLARTLQFSVWHHDRFGRNTFLGEVEVPLDAWNFESHLEEFLPLHGKIGVDAAGLHQYKGELVVSMKYIPSSKHPGAANGRKGKTGEGGELQVWIKEAKNLTAAKSGGTSDSFVKGYLLPHKNKASKRKTPVVKKTLNPHYNHTFVYNGINPEDLQHICLELTVWDREPLSSNDFLGGVRLGVGNGMSNGQAVDWMDSTGEELNLWQKMCQYPGSWAEGTLQLRSTMAKLRP, encoded by the exons ATGTCGGAGGCCGTGGATCTGTCCTTCTTGTCGGATGTGGAGAGGGATTTGATCCTGCAGGTCCTGCAGCGCGACGAGGAGCTCCGCAAAGCGGAGGAGAGGAGAATCAG GCGCCTGAAGAACGAGCTGCTGGAGATCCGGCGCAAGGGAGCCAAGCGGGGCAGCCAGCGCTACAGCGAGCGGACATGTGCCCGCTGCCAGCAGAGCCTGGGCCGTGTCAGCCCCAAGGCCAATACTTGCCGGGGCTGCAACCACTTGGTGTGTCGCGACTGCCGTTCCTACAGCCCCAACAGCTCCTGGCGCTGCAAAGTCTGCACCAAGGAGGC tgAGCTGAAGAAGACGACAGGCGACTGGTTCTATGACCAGAGGGTCAACCGCTTCGCCAACCGGCTAGGCAGTGACATGGTGCGGCTGTCCCTGCGGCACAGGTCGGCAG ccaGCAAAAGAGAGACCGTGGGACAAACTCTCCTTCAGAAAGCCCAGCTCGGCGAGCCCAAAAGCACCTccgcagcccagcagcagagccccccagcaccccgggagGGGCCCAG TTTGTTTCCGGATACCTCAGACCCTCGGGATGGCAAAAGCGACACAGAGTCCATGGAAAACATGAGCCTGGATGGCTACAGACCTAGTCCTGGTGGTGTGGGGAGCAG GAGTAACACCCTGGAAAGAGCTGCCCCtctcagagacagaaaacaggTTGCTGCGCCAGCAGGatctcctgcctccagcctgaCCCTCCCTCTCCGCTCCAGAAACCTGCTCCCCGATGGCGATGGACGG GATGCCGCCATGGGGAGCCGCAGCAGTGCCTTGGTGGACGAGCATGAAACGATATTCAAGAAGAACCCCCGGCAGGTGGTGAGGCCTGCGG ACTACACCAAGTCGGTGATCGACCTGCGCCCAGAGGACTTTGTGGAGGAAGGCAGCTCTTTGGGGGACAGGAGCAAGTCGGTCCCCGGCCTCAACATGGAGCTG gaggaagaggaggaggacatCGATAACCTGGTGGAGATCCATCGCCAGAGGGTGGCCCGGGGCAGCATGCGCAGTGGTACCTCCTCA AGCACGCTGGGGAGCATGGTCAGCATTTACAGCGAGGCCGGCGATTTTGGCAACGTTGCGGTCACCGGGGGAATCTCGTTCTCCCTGAGCTATGAGCAGAAGACGCAGACCTTGTTCATTCACGTGAAGGAGTGTCGCCAGCTGGCCTATGGGGATGAGGGCAAGAAGCGCTCCAACCC GTACGTGAAGACCTACCTCCTACCTGACAAATCCCGGCAAGGGAAACGCAAGACCACCATCAAACGCAACACCATCAACCCCCTGTACAACGAGCTGCTGAAG TACGAGATTAACAAGTCCCTTCTGCTTGCGAGGACACTGCAGTTCTCGGTCTGGCACCACGATCGCTTTGGCCGAAACACCTTCCTGGGGGAGGTGGAGGTCCCGCTGGACGCCTGGAACTTCGAGAGTCACCTGGAGGAGTTTCTGCCCCTGCATGGCAAG ATTGGGGTGGATGCTGCTGGTCTCCACCAGTACAAAGGGGAGCTGGTCGTCTCCATGAAGTACATCCCGTCTTCCAAGCACCCTGGGGCTGCAAATGGCAGGAAGG GCAAAACAGGGGAAGGTGGTGAGCTCCAGGTCTGGATCAAAGAAGCCAAGAACCTCACGGCTGCCAAATCTGGGGGGACATCAGACAGCTTTGTCAAGGG CTACCTCCTGCCACACAAAAACAAAGCCTCCAAGCGGAAGACTCCTGTGGTGAAGAAGACCCTGAACCCTCATTACAACCACACCTTTGTCTACAACGGCATCAACCCCGAGGACCTGCAGCACATCTGCCTGGAGCTGACAGTCTGGGATCGGGAGCCACTGTCCAGCAACGACTTCCTCGGGGGTGTCCGTCTAGGGGTGGGCAACG GCATGAGCAACGGGCAGGCTGTGGACTGGATGGACTCCACGGGCGAGGAGCTGAACCTGTGGCAGAAGATGTGCCAATACCCAGGCTCGTGGGCAGAGGGGACGCTCCAGCTCCGCTCCACCATGGCCAAGCTGAGGCCGTAG
- the TYW2 gene encoding LOW QUALITY PROTEIN: tRNA wybutosine-synthesizing protein 2 homolog (The sequence of the model RefSeq protein was modified relative to this genomic sequence to represent the inferred CDS: deleted 1 base in 1 codon), giving the protein MGGRLPGQSWAPGLRHSPPGTSLPGHPVLLIPRDTPSPGTPHPPCTPPPEYPTPEAPPDSGTPSPGVPHRQAPHSVEYPIAPPRVPHPVGQHPQGTPSPRAPHPPIPLGHPTHTGTPSLVTPRHCQGSQPPAPGCSRSSDAPSMVVPGTPTSPGSLRSLVGLTPCAHLAGGFVPASQVMPLCPVLGRMEARDSPVPALATEPRFAQRLREHLEEGQLLDGRYRLQKVPGGRVALPVLEEKLSQLRLPRDVPCGLVQIQDPVPSRAACRRTPAQKLRDELRRLLGESWSEELECDVPRAWQRHGDLVLLSEDSFRSAPWEKLGPVLWETVASALGARRLARQGRVLPDGMRSPSVTLLLGQDGWVEHVDNRIRYTFDVTKCMFSPGNITEKLRVASLPCSGEVLVDLYAGIGYFTLPYLVHAAAAFAHACEWNSHAVEALRRNLVLNGVQDRCRIHHGDSRQLELRDVADRVNLGLIPSSEEGWPVACRVLKKGTGGVLHIHHNVETLPTSPPTETLVPQAERGSLEGAGSDGEAQHPMEDGGKGTLGNRIRPEWQRWAEATAARIRGLLAELHGQPWRTSILHIEAVKSYAPHVHHLVLDLECRPTLPA; this is encoded by the exons ATGGGGGGCCGGCTCCCGGGCCAGTCCTGGGCACCGGGCCTGAGGCACAGTCCCCCAG GCACCTCGCTCCCAGGGCACCCCGTCCTCCTAATCCCCCGGGACACCCCATCCCCTGGGACACCCCACCCCCCGTGTACCCCGCCTCCAGAGTACCCCACCCCCGAGGCACCCCCGGACTCAGGCACCCCATCCCCTGGGGTACCCCATCGCCAGGCACCCCATTCCGTGGAGTACCCCATCGCCCCCCCCAGAGTACCCCATCCCGTGGGACAGCACCCCCAGGGCACCCCGTCCCCCCGAGCACCGCATCCTCCCATCCCCCTGGGACACCCCACTCACACAGGCACCCCATCCCTGGTCACCCCACGGCACTGCCAGGGCAGccagccccccgccccagggTGCAGCCGCAGCTCCGATGCCCCCAGCATGGTGGTGCCAGGGACTCCCACCAGCCCCGGCTCCCTCCGGTCCCTTGTGGGCCTGACACCCTGTGCCCACCTGGCAGGTGGCTTCGTTCCTGCCAGCCAGGTGATGCCCCTCTGTCCT GTGCTTGGCAGGATGGAGGCCAGGGACAGCCCCGTCCCTGCACTGGCCACGGAGCCACGGTTCGCCCAGCGCCTCAG GGAGCATTTGGAAGAGGGGCAGCTCCTGGACGGGCGCTACCGGCTGCAGAAGGTGCCGGGGGGCCGCGtggctctgcctgtgctggagGAGAAGCTCTCCCAGCTGCGGCTGCCCCGGGACGTGCCTTGTGGGCTGGTCCAGATCCAG GACCCCGTGCCCTCCAGGGCAGCATGCCGACGGACACCCGCCCAGAAGCTGCGGGATGAGCTGCGACGGCTGCTGGGTGAGAGCTGGTCAGAGGAGCTGGAGTGTGACGTGCCCCGTGCCTGGCAGCGGCACGGGGACTTGGTCCTGTTGAGCGAGGACAGCTTCAGGAGTGCGCCGTGGGAGAAGCTGG GTCCGGTGCTCTGGGAGACAGTCGCCTCAGCTCTGGGTGCCCGGCGGCTGGCCAGGCAAGGAAGGGTATTGCCGGATGGGATGCGGTCCCCCAGTGTCACCTTGCTGCTGGGCCAGGATGGCTGGGTGGAGCATGTGGACAACCGGATCAG GTACACGTTCGACGTGACCAAGTGCATGTTCTCGCCAGGCAACATCACAGAGAAGCTGCGGGTGGCCTCGCTGCCCTGCTCCGGGGAGGTCCTTGTGGATCTCTACGCAG GCATTGGCTATTTCACGCTGCCGTACCTGGTTCACGCAGCGGCCGCCTTCGCTCACGCCTGCGAGTGGAACAGCCATGCCGTGGAAGCCCTGCGGAGGAACCTGGTGCTGAATGGCGTGCAGGACCGCTGCCGCATCCACCACGGGGACAGCCGGCAG ctGGAGCTACGGGATGTAGCGGACCGGGTGAATCTGGGGCTGATTCCGAGCTCGGAGGAAGGCTGGCCGGTGGCCTGCCGTGTCCTGAAGAAGGGCACAGGTGGGGTTCTCCACATCCACCACAACGTGGAGACTCTCCCCACATCGCCCCCGACAGAGACCCTGGTCCCGCAGGCTGAGCGGGGGTCTCTGGAGGGAGCTGGCTCTGACGGAGAGGCGCAGCACCCAATGGAGGATGGTGGTAAGGGGACGCTGGGGAACAGGATCAGACCTGAGTGGCAGAGGTGGGCTGAAGCCACGGCGGCACGGATCCGGGgactgctggcagagctgcacgGGCAGCCGTGGCGCACCAGCATCCTGCACATCGAGGCAGTGAAGTCCTATGCGCCCCATGTGCATCACCTCGTGCTGGACCTCGAGTGCCGGCCAACGCTGCCCGCCTAG